One Corvus cornix cornix isolate S_Up_H32 chromosome 10, ASM73873v5, whole genome shotgun sequence genomic region harbors:
- the RHCG gene encoding ammonium transporter Rh type C has protein sequence MERPRHQGMAKNTYMRWRLPLVCLLWEVAMIVLFGVFVHFGAEADAHWEEEKREMNLTSDIENDFYFRYPSFQDVHVMIFVGFGFLMTFLKRYGFGAVGFNFLLAAFGIQWALLMQGWFHSFKNGKILIGVENLINADFCVGSVCIAFGAILGKTSPIQLLVMTLFQVTLFSVNEYILLNLLHVKDAGGSMTIHTFGAYFGLTVTRILYRPNLEQSKDKQGSVYHSDLFAMIGTLYLWMYWPSFNSAISDHGDAQHRSAINTYCSLAACVLTTMAFSSMLQKKGKLDMVHIQNATLAGGVAVGTSAEMMLTPYGSLIVGSISGIVSTVGYVYFTPFLESRLHIQDTCGIHNLHAMPGLIGGIVGAITAAAATEDVYGKEGFIKAFDFTGAYQTRTPSIQGGFQAAGIVVSLLMAFAGGAIVGGILKLPIWGDAAAENCFEDDVYWEVPEDEESDAYHMHNPDKPASP, from the exons ATGGAGAGGCCGAGGCACCAAGGCATGGCAAAGAACACCTACATGCGCTGGCGGCTCCCGCTCGTGTGCCTCCTCTGGGAGGTGGCCATGATCGTCCTCTTTGGGGTCTTCGTGCACTTCGGTGCCGAAGCTGATGCACACTGGGAGGAAGAGAAGCGAGAGATGAACCTGACCAGTGACATAGAGAATGATTTCTACTTCCGATACCCCT CCTTCCAGGACGTCCATGTGATGATCTTTGTGGGCTTTGGCTTCCTCATGACCTTCCTCAAGCGCTATGGATTCGGAGCTGTGGGTTTCAATTTCCTCCTTGCTGCCTTTGGGATCCAGTGGGCTCTCCTGATGCAAGGCTGGTTCCACTCTTTCAAGAACGGGAAGATCCTCATTGGAGTGGAGAA cctgaTCAATGCTGATTTCTGCGTGGGGTCCGTATGCATCGCCTTTGGGGCAATCCTGGGCAAAAccagccccatccagctccTTGTCATGACTTTGTTTCAAGTCACGCTCTTTTCAGTGAACGAGTACATCCTCCTCAACCTTCTTCAT GTAAAGGATGCGGGTGGCTCCATGACCATTCACACCTTCGGAGCCTACTTCGGCCTCACGGTCACACGGATCCTGTACAGACCCAACCTGGAGCAGAGTAAGGACAAGCAGGGCTCCGTGTACCACTCCGACCTCTTTGCTATGATCG GTACCCTGTACCTGTGGATGTACTGGCCCAGTTTTAACTCAGCCATTTCTGATCACGGGGATGCCCAGCACCGCTCTGCCATTAACACGTACTGCTCGCTGGCCGCCTGTGTCCTCACCACAATGGCGTTCTCCAGCATGCTGCAAAAGAAGGGCAAGCTTGACATG GTCCACATCCAGAACGCCACACTGGCCGGCGGCGTGGCCGTGGGCACCAGCGCCGAGATGATGCTGACTCCATACGGCTCCCTCATTGTCGGGTCCATCTCTGGCATCGTGTCCACGGTGGGGTATGTCTACTTCACG ccTTTTTTGGAGTCTAGGTTGCACATTCAGGACACATGTGGCATCCACAACCTCCATGCCATGCCAGGCCTTATTGGGGGCATTGTGGGGGCCATCACAGCAGCCGCAGCCACGGAAGATGTATATGGAAAGGAAGG GTTCATCAAGGCGTTTGACTTCACCGGCGCGTACCAGACGCGGACACCCAGCATCCAGGGAGGGTTCCAGGCAGCCGGCATTGTGGTGTCTCTGCTGATGGCATTTGCTGGGGGTGCCATTGTGG GGGGCATCCTGAAGCTGCCCATCTGGGGGGACGCCGCGGCCGAGAACTGCTTCGAGGACGACGTGTACTGGGAG GTGCCGGAGGACGAGGAGAGCGACGCGTACCACATGCACAACCCCGACAAGCCCGCCTCGCCCTGa
- the TICRR gene encoding LOW QUALITY PROTEIN: treslin (The sequence of the model RefSeq protein was modified relative to this genomic sequence to represent the inferred CDS: inserted 1 base in 1 codon), giving the protein MSCSHSAVFLLDTAGPAXRERLQRGALRLLALLGCRFGLSRLRWAFRFFDSLGGRGGASRGGGFRPPGPRAWERFEEELAERLGARAPAALPGPAPRAALTHSGLKETLLDFQWDRPEIASPAKPPRRSRRTGLAAREPPEAPPEGFVNAVFLFSPCPHSRRDLRQFVSGNDAPSSPGEPPTAQELAEKLLPKSVQELLTEQKITLFWVDTADWAQLIECPDHGGYWTMFEVICQMGGTILPAETLVHCLSHPRADVAAGFLGDSRFPVPQAVPWTTLLPLDATLNCLFSRPSVYRSVFPQQEGTLFLSMPGGKKQESCAVILEPLAMSQRHLQCPVSIFLKGSLTGWSLAQAGHFLTESWILQSSQAEQGECNTSLFHQLLRSLVAEGLHMVAEVSLSKTWCPCTAVLSPLSEDTAVLTVLGPEKTAEIQGCSLERAVVEDSSQGCATHLPEIVNSVLSKIDMSVENSLASLGEETPVPEWVQRELSHTGAWHPSVLEAWYPASNACGASSDLMESFRLLQAPCANRKDDADQSDVELSESLSELYQRKFSETSAAAGPGNNKKRRGVPRTPVRQKMKTMSRSLQMLNVARLNVKAQKFQPDAVPPAVNEKVPQKLSAKRLDEKVEGKEKALKISIDFQTEEELQSHLTASYQKAVAEGIPSPARAQNMIMAIKRFLKIQDAKEKEVACVERVRNHLLKTSKMLRQQQGSQKETKVRECRLQVFLRLELCLQCPSLQSNAEEMEQLLEEMTDTLRILCLTEDPAYLTKFLEEILELYMNSIPKTLGDIYYGLGTQIPPKLASVLPSDFFSDDSMTLDSKSPGLPPSLSSVLTPSAVCSESDQLEELRTRSAKKRRNNVLARHRSMTEAPQNLRQIEIPKVAKNPIRKENLRSYLATEKSQQVPLLQKEAVQEVTKVRRNLFNEEIPPPSKRSLKKMLRSQSVSAVEGLKYKCTSEGNKDHRKLLTRRVAETPLHKQVSRRLLQKQIKGRSSDPGCDTGVVEESPEKAIYEAGLRRSPRIKQLSLNRTCSGAFYSTTQPSSKNSERLCQRQEKESCKLQDVEGLNQHSESPPVQTPKRFFFGAVIDMCSPAVKHSPGRRRTRKDSLHLEEVTSCQTPRKTPHKFAQKPLNSASKLPRRSPRIAHRTPQKLEKTPGRSPAAKQTVAKCLGKYFSHPSQRVKSPSVLSDSKRVHLLQVTAEACCAAQTLSPPCKESGLQTPKREGFAVLKASKLPPTDSNPTAASSPSAIQERCFTELQTPRRSLRYLSKLASPGSARRQILTNEIQVQLDPLPRTPKRTPRKLEDPGSKLCTIPLSTEIPQLSVRPEPFCSSPLRESSTITETICSPSHTQAGESGASKPFSQKTPGTSLRSLLHTSKLATHDPDSRGESLTLKCTTLSENKDSRHDTGGNCSVESLQLHQSENTPVLEKNKQMDRVSQKPPSGEDLENHLSPKPFAGGQEHSQNAERDCEPSVKGENCSANTCESFLSDLQTVSDDLEARTLLREDYMGLKAPSLKRRSRFALNTSPPMQKSAPAYSLRCTADRRQREAAARMGEPPFVAKFSTPESHCKLPSASPPTYEVEIEMQASGLPKLRIKKICSCSSLEVQAEASASKLKGGESPFGDLAMTWCSKHPGKLAAACVSPSCCRSFHSTPGKGAGQTYICQSYTPTSCASNVTSPFPLEAGVLQTPSPKQKGKTTPDAINDWPRRKRAAGSTANGSCAQSERNADERTWVSTGRERTMRVSEHCSSKITNALGEFELEGICRLQDQASPSDSEPRADEDSAMGAFGLKSRKRVFTYLSPEKEESHGAKRSRADRCSLDLTGCSTDEGNRSKSRTDSVLPEKPGACALKALEQHSCLGDDDVFLLSGSTPPVERGLSASSLLALTQSPLLSPPPARRRHVQEEESDAVQITANQELSPFHIMVSRRRPLSRTYSRKKLLS; this is encoded by the exons ATGTCGTGCTCGCACAGCGCCGTGTTCCTGCTGGACACCGCCGGCCCCG CGCGCGAGCGGCTCCAGCGCGGCGCCCTCCGCCTTCTCGCCCTCCTGGGCTGCCGCTTCGGCCTCTCCCGCCTCCGCTGGGCCTTCCGCTTCTTCGACTCGCtcggcggccgcggcggcgcCTCGCGGGGCGGCGGGTTCCGCCCGCCGGGGCCCCGCGCCTGGGAGCGGTTCGAGGAGGAGCTGGCGGAGCGGCTCGGGGCGCGGGCCCCCGCCGCCTtgcccggccccgcgccgcgcGCTGCCCTCACGCACAGCGGGCTCAAGGAGACGCTGCTCGACTTCCAGTGGGACCGCCCGGAGATCGCGTCCCCCGCCAAGCCGCCCCGCAGGAGCCGCAGGACGGGGCTGGCTGCCCGAGAGCCCCCGGAGGCGCCGCCCGAGGGCTTCGTGAACGCCGTGTTCCTTTTCTCCCCCTGCCCGCACTCGCGGAGGGACCTCCGGCAGTTCGTGTCCGGGAACGatgccccctcctcccctggAGAGCCGCCCACGGCGCAGGAGCTGGCGGAGAAACTCCTGCCCAAGAGTGTCCAGGAGTTGCTTACGGAGCAGAAAATCACCCTGTTCTGGGTGGACACTGCCGACTGGGCTCAG ctgatCGAATGCCCGGATCATGGTGGCTACTGGACAATGTTTGAAGTGATTTGTCAGATGGGAGGCACCATTTTGCCAGCTGAAACCTTGGTGCACTGTTTGAGTCACCCTAGGGCAGATGTTGCTGCTGGCTTCCTTGGGGACTCCAGGTtcccagtgccacaggctgTGCCTTGGACCACGCTTCTGCCGCTGGATGCGACTTTGAACTGCTTGTTCTCGAGGCCATCTGTGTATCGATCAGTGTTTCCCCAGCAAGAAGGAACGTTGTTTCTCAGCATGCctg gagggaagaagcaggaaagctgTGCCGTGATCCTGGAACCTCTTGCCATGAGCCAAAGACACCTGCAGTGTCCAGTCAGCATCTTCCTGAAAGGAAGCTTGACAGGTTGGAGCTTGGCACAGGCTGGCCACTTCCTCACAGAGAGCTGGATACTGCAGAGCTcacaggctgagcagggagaatGTAACACATCTCTGTTTCATCAGCTGTTGAGGAGTCTAGTGGCTGAAGGACTGCACATG gttGCTGAGGTATCTCTGTCTAAAACTTGGTGCCCCTGCACTGCTGTTCTGTCACCACTTTCTGAGGATACTGCAGTTCTGACTGTGCTTGGTCCTGAGAAGACTGCTGAAATTCAGGGATGCAGCCTTGAAAGAGCTGTAGTGGAAGACTCTTCCCAAGGCTGTGCTACTCACCTGCCAGAGATTGTGAATAGTGTGTTGAGTAAAATTGACATGTCAGTGGAAAATTCTCTGGCCAGTCTGG GAGAAGAAACTCCAGTGCCAGAGTGGGTCCAGCGGGAACTGTCCCACACAGGGGCCTGGCATCCTTCAGTGCTGGAAGCGTGGTATCCTGCATCAAATGCTTGTGGAGCAAGCTCGGATCTGATGGAGTCATTCAG GCTCCTGCAGGCTCCTTGTGCTAACAGGAAGGATGATGCAGACCAGTCTGATGTGGAGCTCTCAGAAAGTCTATCTGAGCTGTACCagagaaaattcagtgaaacttctgctgcagctggaccaggaaataacaaaaaaagac GTGGAGTTCCCCGAACTCCAGTCAGGCAGAAGATGAAGACCATGTCCAGATCCCTGCAGATGCTCAATGTAGCAAGACTGAATGTAAAAGCTCAGAAGTTTCAACCTGATGCTGTGCCACCAGCAGTGAACGAGAAGGTTCCACAGAAGCTTTCAGCAAAAAGATTGGATGAAAaggtggaaggaaaggaaaaggcacTTAAAATATCAATTG ACTTTCAAacagaggaggagctgcagtcCCACCTGACTGCGAGCTACCAGAAGGCTGTTGCTGAGGGAATTCCCTCACCTGCACGTGCCCAGAATATGATCATGGCCATTAAAAGGTTCTTGAAAATACAAGATGCCAAAGAGAAAGAG GTGGCCTGTGTGGAAAGAGTCAGAAACCATCTCCTGAAGACCAGCAAAATGCTcagacagcagcagggctcACAGAAGGAGACCAAAGTCAGAGA GTGCCGACTTCAGGTATTTCTGCGCCTTGAGTTGTGCCTTCAGTGCCCTTCGCTGCAAAGCAACGCTGAGGAAATGGAGCAGCTGTTAGAAGAG ATGACAGATACGCTGCGCATTTTATGTCTGACTGAAGACCCAGCCTATCTTACAAAGTTTCTAGAGGAAATATTAGAATT GTATATGAATTCTATACCGAAGACCCTTGGAGATATTTATTATGGTCTGGGTACACAAATACCTCCGAAGCTGGCATCTGTTCTGCCTTCAGACTTCTTCAGTGATGACTCCATGACTCTGGATAGCAAATCTCCAGGCCTTCCACCCTCTTTATCATCTGTCTTAACTCCCAGCGCTGTTTGCAGTGAGAGTGatcagctggaggagctgcgCACCAGATCTGCCAAAAAGAGAAG GAATAATGTGTTAGCCAGACACAGGAGCATGACAGAAGCACCACAGAACTTGCGTCAAATTGAGATTCCCAAGGTAGCCAAGAATCCCATCAGAAAG GAGAACTTGCGTTCTTACCTTGCCACTGAGAAGTCCCAGCAGGTACCTTTGTTGCAGAAAGAGGCAGTGCAAG AGGTTACAAAGGTAAGGAGGAATCTCTTCAATGAAGAGATACCTCCACCATCAAAAAGGTCACTGAAAAAGATGCTTAGAAGCCAGTCAGTATCTGCTGTGGAAGGCCTAAAATACAAATGCACCAGTGAGGGCAACAAAG ATCATCGCAAGTTACTGACCAGGAGAGTTGCAGAAACACCACTACATAAGCAGGTGTCCAGGAGACTCCTACAGAAGCAGATCAAAGGCCG GTCTTCTGATCCAGGTTGTGACACTGGTGTTGTAGAAGAATCTCCAGAGAAGGCCATATATG AAGCAGGTTTGAGAAGAAGTCCACGCATCAAACAGCTGTCTTTGAATAGGACCTGCTCTGGTGCTTTCTATTCCACTACACAGCCCAGCTCAAAAAATTCAGAGCGCCTCTGCCAGAGACAAGAAAAGGAGAGCTGTAAACTGCAGGATGTAGAAG GCCTTAACCAGCATTCAGAGAGCCCCCCTGTCCAGACTCCCAAGAGGTTTTTCTTTGGTGCAGTCATTGACATGTGTAGTCCTGCAGTGAAGCATTCACCTGGAAGGAGGAGAACAAGAAAAGATTCCTTACACTTAGAGGAAGTCACCTCATGTCAG ACTCCTAGGAAAACACCTCATAAATTTGCCCAGAAGCCACTGAATTCTGCCAGTAAGCTCCCAAGGAGATCGCCTCGCATTGCCCACAGGACGCCACAGAAGCTGGAGAAGACACCTGGCAGAAGTCCAGCAGCTAAGCAGACTGTAGCTAAATGTTTGGGAAAGTACTTTTCTCATCCTTCACAAAGGGTCAAGTCTCCATCTGTGCTAAGTGACAGCAAGAGGGTTCACTTACTGCAAGTAACTGCTGAGGCCTGTTGTGCAGCACAAACACTTTCCCCTCCTTGCAAAGAGTCTGGCTTGCAAACACCAAAACGTGAAGGGTTCGCAGTGCTTAAAGCCTCAAAATTACCTCCAACAGATTCAAACCcaactgctgcttcttccccCTCTGCCATCCAAGAAAGGTGTTTTACAGAACTTCAGACTCCAAGACGTTCCTTGAGATACCTCTCAAAATTAGCATCTCCAGGTAGTGCTCGAAGGCAAATCCTCACAAACGAAATTCAGGTGCAGTTAGATCCGTTACCTCGAACACCTAAAAGGACTCCCAGGAAACTTGAAGATCCAGGTTCAAAGTTATGTACCATCCCACTGAGTACAGAAATACCTCAGCTTTCTGTGAGGCCAGAGCCTTTCTGCAGTTCTCCACTCCGTGAAAGTTCCACAATCACTGAGACAAtctgctctccttcccacaCACAGGCTGGGGAGTCTGGTGCATCTAAACCATTTTCTCAAAAGACTCCAGGCACTTCACTGAGGTCCCTGCTTCACACATCCAAGCTGGCCACACATGATCCAGATTCTAGAGGAGAGAGCCTCACACTTAAATGTACAACGCTTTCAGAAAATAAGGACAGTCGTCATGATACTGGTGGTAACTGTTCTGTTGAAAGCCTTCAGCTTCATCAGTCTGAAAATACCCCTGTattggagaaaaacaaacagatggATAGAGTGTCTCAAAAGCCTCCTTCAGGGGAGGACTTGGAAAACCATTTGTCTCCAAAGCCTtttgctggagggcaggaacaTTCACAGAATGCTGAGAGAGACTGTGAGCCATCAGTTAAGGGGGAGAACTGCAGTGCAAACACCTGTGAGTCCTTCCTAAGTGATTTGCAAACAGTTAGTGATGACTTGGAAGCCAGAACTCTGCTGAGGGAAGACTATATGGGGCTGAAGGCTCCAAGTCTCAAGAGACGCTCCAGATTTGCCCTGAATACGTCGCCTCCTATGCAGAAGTCTGCTCCTGCCTATTCCTTACGCTGCACTGCAGACAGGAGGCAGCGGGAGGCTGCGGCACGGATGGGAGAGCCTCCCTTTGTAGCCAAATTCTCGACTCCTGAAAGTCATTGCAAACTCCCTTCTGCCAGCCCACCGACGTACGAAGTGGAAATTGAAATGCAAGCTTCGGGCCTGCCCAAGCTTCGCATTAAGAAAATTTGCTCTTGCTCATCGTTGGAAGTTCAAGCTGAAGCAAGTGCCAGCAAACTCAAGGGAGGAGAAAGCCCCTTCGGTGATCTTGCTATGACCTGGTGCAGCAAGCACCCAGGAAAACTAGCAGCTGCCTGTGTTTCTCCGTCCTGCTGCCGTTCTTTCCACAGTACACCTGGGAAAGGTGCAGGACAGACGTACATATGCCAGTCATACACCCCAACAAGCTGTGCCTCTAATGTCACCTCCCCATTTCCCTTGGAAGCAGGAGTTCTCCAGACACCTTCTCCAAAGCAGAAGGGGAAGACTACTCCTGATGCCATCAATGACTGGCCTCGGAGgaagagagcagcaggcagcactgctAACGGGAGCTGTGCTCAGAGCGAGAGGAATGCTGATGAACGGACGTGGGTGTcaacaggcagagagagaacGATGAGGGTCTCGgaacactgcagcagcaaaataacGAATGCTCTTGGGGAATTTGAACTGGAAGGGATTTGCAGGCTCCAGGATCAGGCATCTCCTAGTGACTCTGAACCGAGGGCTGATGAGGACTCTGCCATGGGAGCTTTTGGCTTGAAATCTCGGAAGCGGGTCTTTACTTACCTATCACCAGAAAAGGAGGAGAGTCACGGTGCCAAGAGATCACGTGCTGATAGGTGCAGCTTGGATCTCACTGGCTGTTCCACAGATGAGGGCAACAGAAGCAAATCAAGGACAGACTCTGTACTACCTGAGAAGCCAGGAGCATGTGCTCtcaaagcactggaacagcacAGTTGTCTAGGGGATGATGATGTCTTCCTTTTGTCAG GCTCCACACCACCCGTGGAGAGAGGACTTTCTGCCAGCAGCCTTCTAGCCCTGACCCAGTCTCCACTGCTGTCCCCACCGCCAGCTCGGAGAAGGCATGTCCAAG AAGAGGAGTCTGATGCTGTCCAAATTACTGCCAACCAGGAGCTGTCTCCATTCCACATCATGGTTTCCAGGAGGCGTCCCCTTAGCAGGACTTACTCACGGAAAAAGCTGCTCAGCTGA